A stretch of Fibrobacter sp. DNA encodes these proteins:
- a CDS encoding class I SAM-dependent methyltransferase: MAKQGELEYIKNLKDSEVEHAFNKPFSDPECPRYLFDMGTFMHILPPPPARILDLGVGTGWTSIFFALRGYNVTGQDISEDMINLAEKNKSRYRLSNLHFLCCDYESMNFNEEFDYALFYDSLHHSVDEFKALQSVYRALKKGGICLTCEPGYGHSKSEGTKKTIERFGVTERDMHPRIIINSAKKAGFRKHFLYNRLKPPMVISGMGILNYILDACKQQIKAAPVVSTYYTQIVKLVK, from the coding sequence TTGGCTAAACAGGGAGAGCTGGAATATATAAAGAACTTGAAAGATTCCGAAGTTGAGCATGCATTCAACAAACCCTTTTCTGATCCCGAGTGCCCGCGGTACTTATTTGACATGGGTACATTTATGCATATTTTGCCACCACCACCGGCTCGAATTTTAGACCTGGGTGTTGGTACAGGCTGGACCAGTATATTTTTTGCGCTCAGAGGGTATAATGTTACAGGACAAGATATTTCAGAAGATATGATCAATTTAGCGGAAAAAAACAAATCCCGATACAGACTCTCGAATCTGCATTTTTTGTGTTGTGATTATGAATCTATGAATTTCAATGAAGAATTTGATTATGCCCTGTTCTATGACTCTTTGCACCATTCAGTTGATGAGTTTAAAGCCTTGCAAAGCGTTTACAGGGCTTTAAAAAAAGGAGGCATTTGCTTAACGTGTGAACCAGGATATGGTCACAGTAAATCTGAAGGCACCAAAAAAACAATCGAGCGATTTGGTGTAACAGAAAGAGATATGCACCCCAGGATAATAATCAATTCAGCTAAAAAAGCTGGTTTCCGGAAGCATTTTCTTTACAACAGGCTCAAACCACCGATGGTAATTTCAGGAATGGGCATTTTAAATTACATTTTAGATGCATGCAAACAACAAATTAAAGCAGCGCCCGTTGTTTCTACCTACTACACTCAGATTGTAAAGCTGGTCAAGTAA
- a CDS encoding glycosyltransferase family 4 protein, whose protein sequence is MDVKRGEHLLFVGNYEPRKNLINIFKALEILLQKGKLVALHIAGPPGWNNKEIKDYIENSPVKDQVKLLGYITEQQLSKEYQLCKAFIFPSLYEGFGLPVLEALLMECPVITSQGSVMEEIAEDSVLYCDPYKPEDIADKILDLDRFIATPFKSRYQKVLSKYSWEKTAQLLLKTFSGKSS, encoded by the coding sequence ATGGATGTGAAAAGAGGCGAGCACCTTTTATTTGTTGGTAATTATGAACCCAGAAAAAACCTTATTAATATTTTCAAAGCTTTGGAAATTCTTTTACAAAAAGGGAAATTAGTAGCATTACACATTGCCGGCCCTCCGGGCTGGAACAATAAAGAAATTAAAGACTATATCGAAAACAGTCCCGTCAAGGACCAGGTAAAACTTTTAGGATACATTACAGAGCAGCAGCTTAGCAAAGAGTATCAGTTGTGTAAAGCTTTCATTTTCCCCTCTTTATATGAGGGTTTCGGCCTTCCTGTACTTGAGGCACTTCTAATGGAATGTCCGGTTATTACTTCCCAAGGCTCCGTCATGGAGGAAATAGCAGAAGATTCGGTACTTTATTGTGATCCATATAAACCGGAGGATATCGCTGATAAAATATTGGATCTGGACAGATTTATCGCTACTCCTTTTAAAAGCAGATATCAAAAAGTATTATCTAAATATTCATGGGAGAAGACAGCACAACTTCTGTTAAAGACTTTTTCTGGAAAATCTTCATAA
- a CDS encoding FkbM family methyltransferase, which translates to MKKIRSILRIISAHLIPKIAYPVIRGPLFGLKFIHGAASGEGGGATIFFGLVEPKQTEAFKSALKDGFIVFDVGANIGYYTLLGSRIIGKNGKIFAFEPSIRNIEYLAKHIRINKITNAMIIPAACSDNTSISLFNNTPDCALGHLLENTESSETKFDIVPTLTIDSVVQTTGVFPDIVKIDVEGAELKVLHGSKSLLQKNHPVILLSVHSSELRISCLEYLSQFGYSAVPLDTSESGEPFEYMLSCSGK; encoded by the coding sequence ATGAAAAAGATTAGATCAATACTCAGGATAATATCTGCCCATTTAATACCCAAAATAGCATATCCAGTTATTCGTGGTCCTCTATTCGGCCTGAAATTTATACACGGTGCCGCTTCAGGTGAAGGAGGAGGTGCTACGATATTTTTCGGCCTTGTTGAACCAAAGCAGACCGAGGCATTTAAAAGCGCACTGAAAGACGGTTTTATAGTTTTCGATGTGGGTGCAAACATAGGGTATTACACATTATTAGGGTCTCGAATAATCGGGAAAAATGGGAAAATTTTTGCATTCGAACCATCAATAAGAAATATTGAATATCTGGCTAAACATATACGCATCAATAAAATTACAAACGCAATGATAATCCCTGCAGCCTGTTCAGATAACACCTCAATTTCTCTTTTTAATAACACTCCCGATTGCGCTTTAGGCCATCTGCTTGAAAACACAGAATCTTCTGAAACGAAATTTGACATCGTGCCTACTTTGACAATAGATAGCGTTGTACAAACAACCGGTGTTTTCCCTGATATTGTTAAAATTGACGTAGAAGGAGCTGAGTTAAAAGTACTGCACGGAAGCAAATCGCTTCTACAAAAAAATCATCCTGTAATCTTACTTTCAGTACACTCCAGCGAGTTACGGATATCCTGTTTGGAATACTTGTCACAGTTCGGTTATTCAGCAGTACCCTTGGATACCAGCGAGAGCGGAGAACCATTCGAATATATGCTATCCTGCAGTGGCAAGTAA
- a CDS encoding glycosyltransferase family 4 protein: MRIGIDIRILSAGFSGIPNYLRNILDNLQTIDSTNSYFLFEYAGCDYHLFNEKWSKITVRKNVHAIVATQLFIPSQIKKLRLDVFLASDYVAPLLVPKEVKVFTFVYDLTFVHYPETMDWKRLLVSKLFTPLSMTRSKYVITISDFIKNDILRSFPKLSPGKIKVISCGAPHRWELPSKYDSQNRDEYLLFVGNLEPRKNLINLVKALELIKSGNGKDISLHVVGLNGWKYQRTNEYIRKSSVRETIVFKGFISEKELQKEYLYCKAFLFPSIYEGFGIPVLEALSLDCMVLTSKGSVMQEIAQDAALYFDPQSPNSISEAIMSIYNSDFDRNKYTKNKEKVISKFSWKNAAKDLLCLINDERSTKFD; encoded by the coding sequence ATGAGAATCGGAATAGATATACGAATACTGTCTGCTGGTTTTTCTGGTATTCCAAACTATCTCAGGAATATACTGGATAATCTTCAGACAATCGACAGTACTAACAGTTATTTTCTTTTTGAATATGCCGGCTGCGACTATCATCTGTTTAATGAAAAATGGTCAAAAATTACTGTGCGAAAAAACGTTCATGCAATTGTAGCAACCCAGTTATTTATTCCTTCCCAGATTAAAAAGCTCAGACTAGACGTTTTTCTTGCTTCGGATTATGTTGCCCCTCTCCTTGTTCCAAAAGAAGTCAAAGTATTCACATTTGTTTACGACCTGACATTTGTTCATTATCCTGAAACCATGGACTGGAAAAGGCTCCTGGTCAGTAAATTATTTACACCTCTTTCGATGACCAGGTCGAAATATGTAATCACTATTTCTGATTTCATTAAGAATGATATTTTACGCTCTTTTCCGAAATTATCACCAGGAAAAATAAAGGTAATCAGTTGCGGTGCCCCGCATCGATGGGAGCTACCTTCGAAATATGATTCACAAAACAGAGATGAATACCTGCTGTTTGTGGGTAACCTTGAGCCACGGAAAAATTTAATCAATCTGGTAAAGGCACTCGAATTAATCAAATCCGGAAATGGTAAGGATATTTCATTACATGTTGTTGGTCTCAATGGTTGGAAATATCAGAGAACTAATGAATACATCAGAAAAAGCTCTGTAAGGGAAACCATAGTTTTTAAGGGTTTCATCAGCGAAAAAGAGCTTCAGAAGGAATACTTGTACTGCAAAGCATTTCTGTTCCCATCTATATACGAAGGATTCGGGATTCCTGTTCTGGAAGCACTCTCACTCGATTGCATGGTCTTGACATCCAAAGGCTCTGTAATGCAGGAGATTGCCCAGGATGCAGCCCTTTATTTTGATCCTCAGAGCCCGAATTCTATATCTGAGGCAATTATGTCCATTTATAATTCTGATTTTGACAGGAATAAGTATACTAAAAACAAAGAAAAGGTAATAAGCAAATTCTCATGGAAAAACGCTGCAAAGGATTTACTTTGTTTAATAAACGATGAAAGGTCAACAAAATTCGATTAA
- a CDS encoding glycosyltransferase, which produces MPNVILQPYVKQSREEDAEVSRRFSEENRFLLVGNIEYRKNVDTVLRALGTLNCSFRFDIAGQCVSEQYRCYLQNLIRELKLGEKVHFHGRVSSEQLANLYNGSSLFILVSRMEGFGIVYAEAMKYGLPIVASNTGAVPEIVENGKNGILCDPEDPDAISKAILKIINNQELRNTFSENNYRKFKSFIDRSAFVEKATEIFKSFQV; this is translated from the coding sequence GTGCCCAACGTAATTCTCCAGCCGTATGTAAAACAGAGCCGTGAAGAAGATGCTGAAGTCTCCAGGAGATTTTCGGAAGAAAATCGTTTCCTTCTTGTCGGTAATATAGAGTACAGGAAAAATGTAGATACGGTTCTCAGGGCATTAGGTACATTGAATTGTAGTTTTCGCTTTGATATTGCAGGCCAGTGTGTATCTGAGCAGTACAGATGCTATCTTCAGAACCTTATTAGAGAGTTAAAACTGGGTGAGAAGGTCCATTTCCATGGGAGGGTCAGCTCTGAGCAGTTGGCTAATTTATATAATGGAAGCAGTTTGTTCATTCTGGTATCCCGAATGGAGGGTTTCGGAATTGTATATGCAGAGGCAATGAAATACGGTTTGCCTATCGTTGCTTCAAATACAGGGGCTGTGCCGGAAATTGTTGAAAATGGGAAAAATGGTATCCTCTGTGATCCAGAAGATCCGGATGCTATTTCAAAAGCAATTTTAAAGATCATTAATAACCAGGAATTGCGGAATACATTTTCAGAGAATAATTACAGGAAGTTCAAATCATTTATCGACAGGTCTGCTTTTGTAGAAAAGGCTACTGAGATTTTCAAAAGTTTTCAGGTGTGA
- a CDS encoding class I SAM-dependent methyltransferase: MTKIAEIMYLKNLGGDGQIHALNKPFSDLNCGNYLIDIGQIISLLPPPPGKLLDLGAGSCWTSVFFAKRGYDVTAQDISEDMLKLAEKNRSLYNVDKLRFILSDYEQLKLNEEFDYAVFFDSLHHAVDPQAAINSVFKALKPGGICLTVEPGKGHSKLEQTIRVVEKMGVTEKDMPPSLIIKLGRNAGFRKMKVYLRQNNKPIEILPFFSRGSFIGILKLALRLLPGIGTARTNITMMIK; encoded by the coding sequence ATGACAAAAATTGCAGAAATAATGTATTTAAAGAATCTTGGAGGAGATGGTCAGATACATGCGCTTAACAAGCCTTTTTCGGACCTTAACTGTGGAAATTATCTGATAGATATAGGTCAAATAATTTCACTTCTGCCTCCTCCTCCTGGTAAACTCTTAGACCTGGGTGCCGGATCATGCTGGACCAGTGTGTTTTTTGCCAAAAGAGGCTATGATGTTACTGCTCAGGATATTTCTGAAGATATGCTCAAACTTGCTGAAAAGAACAGATCTCTTTACAATGTCGATAAACTGAGATTTATCTTGTCAGATTATGAGCAGCTAAAACTGAATGAGGAGTTCGATTATGCGGTGTTTTTCGATTCATTGCACCATGCAGTAGATCCTCAGGCTGCAATTAATTCGGTTTTCAAAGCTCTTAAGCCAGGCGGTATTTGTCTTACTGTTGAACCGGGTAAAGGACATTCAAAGCTGGAACAAACCATTCGAGTGGTAGAAAAAATGGGTGTAACTGAAAAGGATATGCCCCCTTCATTGATAATAAAACTTGGACGTAATGCCGGATTCAGAAAAATGAAAGTCTATTTACGGCAGAATAACAAACCAATAGAAATCCTGCCGTTTTTTTCCCGCGGGAGCTTTATTGGTATTCTTAAACTTGCCTTGAGATTGCTTCCTGGTATTGGAACAGCAAGAACAAACATTACCATGATGATAAAGTAA
- a CDS encoding glycosyltransferase codes for MNQSYELHKKARVTHWENTFSKNRKYPFSKYYHSRLSQVYKFIIPPGSCVLEFGCGNGRLLGSLNPSRGVGVDFSAEAVKLARAAYPHLEFHTADIHEWETTEKFDYILLSDIVNDLWNVQKVLEKTINLCKPSTRVIINTYSKVWDIPLSIASSCRLATPVLKQNWLTPDDIRNLLHLSGYETLRCWREILFPIYFPILTSVFNKWIARLWPFNNFCLTNFIVARPLLSDSIRKNPPKVSIIVPARNEAGNIDNILKRVPELGSGTEIVFVEGNSTDNTYEAIKSALENYPHRECQLHSQSGKGKGDAVRLGFEKATGDLLMILDADLTVEPEELGKFYTAIVSGKAEFANGVRLVYPMQDRAMRFFNLLGNKFFSVFFSWLLGQPVKDTLCGTKVLYKSDYEKIRNNRSYFGDFDPFGDFDLLFGASKLNMRIVDIPIRYAERSYGTTNISRWKHGFLLLRMAAIASKRLKFM; via the coding sequence ATGAACCAAAGTTATGAATTGCACAAAAAAGCACGAGTAACCCACTGGGAGAATACCTTCAGTAAAAACAGGAAATACCCATTCAGCAAATACTATCACAGCAGACTTTCACAGGTGTACAAATTCATTATTCCCCCCGGGTCCTGTGTACTGGAATTCGGTTGTGGAAACGGACGACTCCTTGGGTCTCTAAATCCCAGCAGAGGAGTAGGAGTAGATTTCTCAGCAGAGGCTGTTAAACTTGCCCGTGCTGCGTATCCTCATCTGGAGTTTCATACAGCCGACATTCATGAGTGGGAGACAACCGAGAAATTCGATTATATCCTACTTTCCGATATTGTCAATGATTTGTGGAATGTACAGAAAGTTCTGGAAAAAACAATTAATTTATGCAAGCCTTCTACCCGGGTTATAATTAATACTTATAGTAAAGTGTGGGATATACCCCTATCCATAGCATCCTCCTGCAGACTGGCTACGCCGGTTCTGAAGCAGAACTGGCTTACTCCTGACGACATCCGCAACCTACTTCACCTCTCCGGGTATGAAACTCTGCGCTGCTGGAGAGAGATTCTCTTTCCCATTTATTTCCCCATCCTGACCTCGGTATTTAACAAATGGATTGCCAGGTTATGGCCTTTCAATAATTTTTGCCTCACAAATTTCATAGTTGCCCGCCCCCTTTTATCTGATTCGATCAGAAAAAATCCGCCTAAAGTCTCAATTATAGTTCCGGCCCGGAATGAAGCTGGTAATATCGATAATATTTTAAAGCGAGTACCGGAACTTGGAAGTGGAACTGAGATAGTTTTCGTAGAGGGTAATTCTACTGATAATACCTATGAGGCAATTAAAAGCGCTCTCGAAAACTATCCCCACAGAGAGTGTCAATTACATAGTCAGAGCGGAAAAGGTAAAGGTGATGCAGTACGGTTGGGATTTGAAAAAGCCACTGGTGATCTTCTTATGATACTGGATGCAGATTTGACTGTTGAACCGGAGGAGCTTGGAAAATTTTACACAGCCATAGTATCAGGTAAAGCTGAATTCGCCAATGGGGTACGGCTTGTTTATCCTATGCAGGACAGGGCAATGAGGTTTTTTAATCTCCTGGGGAATAAATTCTTCAGCGTGTTCTTTTCATGGCTTCTCGGCCAGCCGGTAAAAGACACACTCTGTGGAACTAAAGTTTTATACAAATCCGATTATGAGAAGATCCGTAACAACCGTTCCTATTTCGGTGACTTTGATCCTTTCGGTGATTTCGACCTGCTCTTTGGTGCATCAAAGCTTAATATGCGGATAGTTGACATTCCCATCCGCTATGCTGAAAGATCTTACGGAACTACAAACATCAGCCGATGGAAACATGGCTTCCTGCTTTTGCGCATGGCTGCCATTGCCAGTAAAAGGCTGAAATTTATGTAA
- a CDS encoding glycosyltransferase family 4 protein: MVIGINASALSKRKGGASFYILNITKAFADIDNQNCYYIFISKAMESLFGSLPPNFKLIPAAPSSVFHRLIWEQLALPFLCKKYKIDTLFSPNYTCPLFLPGIRSVVTIHDLSFFPLEKLYPLSRRLFKPIIHLSIRASDTVIAVSEFTKKDILRYIGPFEHKIKVIYEAADQRFNGPASQKLIDEIKSFYKIPGKYILFTGFLEPRKNLERLLQAFATVRKEIGHYLVISGGEGWWYDTTYQKVKDLGLEKDVIFTGYVSDDHLPALYSGATLFAFPSLYEGFGIAALESICCGTPVLASNNTALPEVVCDAGILVDPYDVKSIESGILQLSLSEEKRKKLIGNCQKIKSKFNWHKTSSQTLEVLSNRKCQ, translated from the coding sequence ATGGTAATAGGGATTAATGCCTCGGCTTTGAGTAAACGGAAAGGCGGAGCCTCGTTTTACATTCTGAATATTACAAAAGCTTTTGCTGATATCGACAATCAAAACTGCTATTATATCTTCATATCTAAGGCAATGGAAAGCCTGTTCGGCTCTCTCCCCCCGAATTTCAAATTGATACCTGCTGCTCCATCCAGTGTTTTTCATAGATTGATATGGGAGCAACTTGCATTGCCATTTCTCTGTAAAAAATACAAAATTGATACCTTGTTCTCGCCAAATTATACCTGTCCATTGTTTCTACCCGGAATCAGATCAGTTGTCACTATTCACGACCTGAGTTTTTTTCCTTTGGAAAAGCTGTATCCATTATCGAGGCGCCTGTTCAAGCCGATTATTCATTTATCCATCAGAGCATCTGATACAGTAATCGCCGTTTCCGAATTCACTAAAAAAGACATTTTGCGATACATTGGTCCTTTTGAACACAAGATTAAAGTAATTTATGAGGCAGCCGATCAAAGATTCAATGGTCCGGCCTCTCAAAAATTGATCGATGAGATAAAATCCTTTTATAAAATACCGGGGAAGTATATTTTATTTACAGGTTTTCTGGAACCGCGGAAAAATCTTGAACGACTGCTTCAGGCATTCGCAACAGTACGTAAAGAGATCGGCCATTATCTGGTTATTTCCGGAGGAGAGGGATGGTGGTATGATACCACTTACCAGAAAGTAAAGGATCTTGGCCTGGAGAAAGATGTCATTTTTACAGGTTATGTTTCAGATGACCATCTCCCCGCACTTTACAGCGGGGCCACTTTGTTTGCTTTTCCCAGTTTGTATGAGGGTTTCGGTATTGCTGCTCTTGAATCCATCTGTTGTGGAACACCTGTGTTAGCCTCAAACAATACCGCTCTTCCGGAAGTGGTTTGTGATGCCGGAATACTTGTAGATCCTTATGATGTAAAAAGCATAGAGAGTGGTATTCTTCAGTTATCTTTATCGGAAGAAAAGCGAAAAAAGCTCATTGGTAATTGTCAAAAAATAAAATCGAAATTCAACTGGCATAAGACTTCTTCCCAGACTCTTGAAGTTCTATCAAACAGAAAATGCCAGTAA